A single region of the Musa acuminata AAA Group cultivar baxijiao chromosome BXJ1-11, Cavendish_Baxijiao_AAA, whole genome shotgun sequence genome encodes:
- the LOC135597458 gene encoding DAR GTPase 2, mitochondrial-like isoform X1 — translation MATLASFSSRLGAVVRELASKKGPGGWYGRHMAAAERAILERIPLVDLVVEVRDARIPSTSAFKCLRKACCSHKQVIVLNKVDLADNFLTERWLKHFKNQNYITYGLNAHNKDSIKELLRILRARVKELKVGESNYTATILLTGIPNVGKSAIANSMHQIGRIGAAEKGKLKHAVVNPHPGETKDISSYKIASHPNLYVLDSPGILRLKIAHNDMGAKLALTGAMEDFLIGEYDLARYFLAILNLSEEYKRWEKLKDTLDDTLSSVSLEKHVVGRETVQRKSRQYPSDHTQDFIVKDVRQTLFKTISSFEGHLEEENNMEKIIESQFIALQEALKVSSESSEDRYKAVAVKLLNLYRTGRLGRYTLDLVSSEV, via the exons ATGGCGACGCTTGCATCCTTCTCGAGTCGGTTGGGCGCCGTCGTCCGCGAGCTGGCCTCAAAGAAGGGGCCTGGCGGATGGTACGGCCGTCACATGGCCGCGGCGGAGCGCGCAATCCTTGAACGGATCCCCCTCGTCGACCTCGTTGTCGAGGTCCGCGACGCCAGG ATACCATCAACATCTGCTTTCAAGTGTCTGAGAAAGGCATGTTGCTCCCATAAACAAGTCATTGTGCTGAACAAGGTGGACTTGGCTGATAACTTCCTAACAGAG AGATGGTTGAAACACTTCAAGAACCAGAACTATATTACTTACGGACTCAATGCCCACAATAAGGATAGTATCAAGGAG CTACTAAGAATTCTACGAGCTAGGGTAAAAGAACTAAAGGTTGGCGAGAGTAATTACACTGCAACTATACTGCTGACTGGAATTCCAAATGTTGGCAAATCAGCCATAGCCAATAGTATGCATCAAATTGGAAGGATTGGTGCAGCAG AGAAGGGAAAATTGAAGCATGCAGTAGTCAACCCACATCCTGGGGAAACTAAAGATATTAGCAGCTATAAG ATTGCGAGTCATCCCAACTTATATGTATTGGATTCACCTGGTATTCTTCGACTTAAAATTGCTCACAATGATATGGGTGCCAAACTAGCCTTGACAG GAGCTATGGAGGACTTCTTAATAGGTGAGTATGATCTTGCTCGATATTTTCTAGCTATTCTCAACTTATCAGAGGAATACAAACGATGGGAGAAGCTAAAAGATACTCTAGATGACACATTATCCTCGGTTAGCTTGGAGAAACATGTGGTGGGCCGTGAAACCGTTCAGAGGAAATCGAGGCAATATCCTTCAGATCATACACAG GACTTTATTGTCAAAGATGTTCGTCAAACCCTATTCAAGACTATTTCTTCATTTGAGGGACATTTGGAAGAGGAAAATAACATGgagaaaattattgaatctcagttTATAGCGCTGCAAGAGGCTCTTAAAGTTTCTTCGGAGTCAAGTGAGGACAGATATAAAGCAGTTGCTGTAAAGTTGTTGAACCTGTATCGAACTGGAAGGCTTGGCCGTTATACTTTGGATCTTGTTTCGAGTGAAGTTTGA
- the LOC135597460 gene encoding probable ADP-ribosylation factor GTPase-activating protein AGD8 produces MASDGFADKNAVFRKVKSKPDNKMCFDCNAKNPTWASVTYGIFLCLDCSAVHRSLGVHISFVRSTNLDSWTPEQLKMMVFGGNNRAQVFFKQHGWTDGGKIEAKYTSRAAELYRQLLTKEVAKSSAEDTGLPASPVAASHSPQALNGLHELKPADTPDDNPNVAYETETTRSPKAPVRSAFISSVKKPIYTKKSASKTGGLGVRKLTTKPNESLYDQKPEEPAPVAVPANSNGTIGQSFPSRFEYMEDTPSVEGTGGFEVINHVAPPKSSSFFQDFGMDGGFQKKTSSISSKVQVQEGNEARQKFSNAKSISSAQFFGDQNRASEAQISLEKYTGSTSISSADLFGRENDSGLDLTAADLINRISFQASQDISSLKNIAGETGKKLSSLASGLINDFQGRML; encoded by the exons ATGGCTTCTGATGGCTTCGCCGACAAGAACGCCGTGTTCAGAAAGGTCAAATCCAAGCCCGATAACAAG ATGTGCTTCGATTGCAACGCGAAGAACCCGACGTGGGCGTCGGTGACTTACGGGATCTTTCTATGCCTCGATTGCTCTGCCGTTCACCGCAGCCTTGGTGTGCACATCAGCTTCGTAAG GTCTACAAATTTAGACTCTTGGACTCCTGAGCAGCTGAAAATGATGGTGTTTGGAGGCAACAACCGCGCACAAGTTTTCTTTAAGCAGCATGGATGGACAGATGGTGGCAAGATTGAGGCCAAATATACATCTAGGGCAGCAGAATTGTATAGGCAGTTACTTACCAAAGAGGTTGCTAAGAGCTCTGCTGAGGATACTGGATTACCTGCATCACCTGTTGCAGCATCCCATTCACCACAAGCATTGAATGGACTTCATGAACTCAAGCCTGCAGATACACCCGATGATAATCCAAATGTGGCATATGAGACTGAAACTACCCGATCCCCTAAAGCTCCAGTTCGTTCTGCATTTATAAGTTCTGTTAAGAAACCGATTTATACAAAGAAGTCTGCAAGCAAGACTGGGGGGCTTGGTGTCAGGAAGCTCACGACAAAG CCAAATGAAAGTCTTTATGACCAAAAGCCTGAAGAACCAGCACCCGTGGCAGTGCCAGCTAATTCTAACGGGACAATTGGTCAGTCATTTCCTTCTCGATTTGAGTATATGGAGGATACACCTTCCGTCGAGGGCACTGGTGGCTTTGAAGTGATCAATCATGTTGCTCCACCGAAGTCTTCAAGCTTTTTTCAAGACTTTGGAATGGATGGTGGATTTCAGAAAAAAACAAGCTCCATTTCTTCAAAAGTACAG GTACAAGAAGGTAATGAAGCAAGACAGAAATTTTCAAATGCAAAATCAATATCATCAGCCCAATTCTTTGGTGATCAGAACAGAGCTAGTGAGGCCCAAATATCGTTGGAAAAATACACG GGGTCAACATCCATTTCAAGCGCCGATCTCTTTGGTCGTGAAAATGATTCGGGACTTGACCTGACTGCTGCAGACCTAATCAACAGAATCTCCTTCCAG GCATCACAAGATATATCATCGCTGAAGAACATAGCGGGGGAGACTGGGAAGAAGTTGTCGTCTTTAGCCTCCGGTCTTATCAATGACTTCCAGGGCAGAATGCTTTGA
- the LOC135597458 gene encoding protein TORNADO 2-like isoform X2, with amino-acid sequence MALDDTIIAGINFLAVLLSVPVIGIGIWLAMQTDNSCVQLLQWPVIVVGIVILLVALAGFVGAFWRMPRLLLFYLVAMLVVILLLASLVIFIYAVTVNGSGHPAPNRAYLEYRLEDYSGWLRRRVEGSYKWNRIKKCLSSTTVCAELNQTYRLAEDFFGARMSPLQSGCCKPPTACGYTFVNPTYWISPISTTSDVDCTLWSNDQMVLCYSCTSCKAGLLANLRREWRTADVVLVVTLVALIFVYVMGFCAFRNAKTDQLFRRYKQGHN; translated from the exons ATGGCTCTCGATGACACCATCATCGCCGGCATCAACTTTCTGGCCGTGCTTCTCTCTGTACCTGTCATCGGCATCGGCATCTGGCTCGCCATGCAGACCGATAACTCCTGCGTGCAGCTCCTCCAATGGCCAGTCATCGTCGTCGGCATCGTCATCCTCCTCGTGGCTCTTGCGGGCTTCGTCGGTGCCTTTTGGCGCATGCCGAGGCTTCTGCTCTTCTACCTCGTGGCCATGCTCGTCGTCATACTCCTGCTGGCGAGCCTCGTCATCTTCATCTACGCGGTCACCGTCAATGGCTCCGGCCACCCGGCTCCAAACCGAGCCTACCTGGAGTACCGCCTGGAGGACTACTCGGGGTGGCTCCGGCGGAGGGTGGAGGGATCATACAAGTGGAACCGCATCAAGAAATGTCTGAGCTCCACAACTGTGTGCGCGGAGTTGAATCAGACGTACAGATTGGCTGAGGATTTCTTCGGTGCAAGGATGAGTCCCTTGCAG TCAGGATGCTGCAAGCCACCGACGGCATGCGGGTACACGTTCGTGAATCCGACGTACTGGATCAGCCCCATCAGCACCACATCGGACGTGGATTGCACGCTGTGGAGCAACGACCAGATGGTGCTTTGCTACTCGTGCACGTCCTGCAAAGCCGGCTTGCTGGCCAACCTTAGACGAGAGTGGAGGACAGCGGACGTGGTGCTGGTGGTGACCCTTGTGGCCCTCATCTTCGTCTACGTCATGGGTTTCTGCGCTTTCCGGAACGCCAAGACGGATCAGCTCTTCCGGCGATACAAGCAAGGTCACAACTGA
- the LOC135597458 gene encoding DAR GTPase 2, mitochondrial-like isoform X3: MATLASFSSRLGAVVRELASKKGPGGWYGRHMAAAERAILERIPLVDLVVEVRDARIPSTSAFKCLRKACCSHKQVIVLNKVDLADNFLTERWLKHFKNQNYITYGLNAHNKDSIKELLRILRARVKELKVGESNYTATILLTGIPNVGKSAIANSMHQIGRIGAAEKGKLKHAVVNPHPGETKDISSYKELWRTS; the protein is encoded by the exons ATGGCGACGCTTGCATCCTTCTCGAGTCGGTTGGGCGCCGTCGTCCGCGAGCTGGCCTCAAAGAAGGGGCCTGGCGGATGGTACGGCCGTCACATGGCCGCGGCGGAGCGCGCAATCCTTGAACGGATCCCCCTCGTCGACCTCGTTGTCGAGGTCCGCGACGCCAGG ATACCATCAACATCTGCTTTCAAGTGTCTGAGAAAGGCATGTTGCTCCCATAAACAAGTCATTGTGCTGAACAAGGTGGACTTGGCTGATAACTTCCTAACAGAG AGATGGTTGAAACACTTCAAGAACCAGAACTATATTACTTACGGACTCAATGCCCACAATAAGGATAGTATCAAGGAG CTACTAAGAATTCTACGAGCTAGGGTAAAAGAACTAAAGGTTGGCGAGAGTAATTACACTGCAACTATACTGCTGACTGGAATTCCAAATGTTGGCAAATCAGCCATAGCCAATAGTATGCATCAAATTGGAAGGATTGGTGCAGCAG AGAAGGGAAAATTGAAGCATGCAGTAGTCAACCCACATCCTGGGGAAACTAAAGATATTAGCAGCTATAAG GAGCTATGGAGGACTTCTTAA
- the LOC135597459 gene encoding protein RGF1 INDUCIBLE TRANSCRIPTION FACTOR 1-like has product MVIDQESPNKELDLKNRRGRGGGLEDDSRCPRWLRPLLSTRFFIQCNLHADSNKTECNRYCLDCTNGALCSLCLAHHHGHRTTQIRRSSYHDVIRVSEIQKVLDITGVQTYIINSARVVFLNERPQPRPGKGVTNTCEVCERSLLDSFRFCSLGCKIAGTANDHSKKKSMKQKAMAAAAPSDSEESYASSRGSEKSNVTQGFTPSTPPPAGTRSAKRRKGIPHRAPFGSLLLEF; this is encoded by the exons ATGGTGATCGACCAGGAATCCCCCAACAAAGAGCTCGATCTCAAGAATAGACGA ggaagaggaggagggctgGAGGATGACAGCCGGTGCCCCCGCTGGCTGCGCCCGCTGCTGTCGACGAGGTTCTTCATCCAATGCAATCTCCACGCGGACTCCAACAAGACCGAATGCAATAGGTACTGCCTCGACTGCACCAACGGCGCCCTCTGCTCGCTCTGCCTCGCCCATCACCACGGCCACCGCACCACCCAG ATACGGCGATCGTCCTACCACGACGTGATCCGCGTTTCCGAGATCCAGAAGGTGTTGGACATCACCGGCGTGCAGACGTACATCATCAACAGCGCCCGCGTGGTGTTCCTGAACGAGCGTCCCCAGCCGAGGCCCGGCAAGGGAGTCACCAACACCTGCGAGGTCTGCGAGCGGAGCCTCCTCGACTCCTTCCGCTTCTGCTCCCTCGGCTGCAAg ATAGCCGGCACAGCCAACGATCACAGCAAGAAGAAGTCAATGAAGCAGAAAGCAATGGCGGCGGCGGCACCTTCGGACTCGGAAGAGTCGTACGCTAGCAGCCGCGGGAGCGAGAAGAGCAACGTGACTCAGGGCTTCACCCCATCCACCCCGCCGCCGGCCGGCACCCGGAGCGCCAAAAGGAGGAAGGGCATTCCCCACAGGGCCCCCTTTGGTAGCCTCCTGTTGGAATTCTAG